A single genomic interval of Astyanax mexicanus isolate ESR-SI-001 chromosome 4, AstMex3_surface, whole genome shotgun sequence harbors:
- the LOC125801133 gene encoding zinc finger protein 658B-like translates to MKPSPDMEKHQHSVKSFTKQSDLKKHQRIHTGEKPYHCTDCGKSFNRQSHLQQHQRIHTGVKPFHCSDCGKSFNQQSHLKSHQRIHTGVKPFHCSDCGRSFNQQSNLKIHQRIHTGVKPYHCSDCGKIFTTQSDLKQHQRIHTGEKPYHCSDCRKSFITQSKLKIHQRIHTGEKPYYCSDCGKSFNRLETVKRHQRIHTGEKPHHCSDCGKSFTIQSNLKIHQRIHTGEKPYHCSDCGKSFTIQSNLKKHQRNHTGEKPYHCSDCGKSFTKQSNLKIHQRIHTGEKPYYCSDCGNSFTQQSNLKMHQRIHTGEKPYHCSDCGKSFTEQSALKIHQRIHTGEKPHHCSDCRKSFITQSKLKIHLRIHTGEKPYYCSDCGKSFNRLETVKRHQRIHTGEKPYHCSDCGKSFTTQSDLKKHQRIHTGEKPYYCSDCGKSFTTQSDLKKHQRIHTGEKPYHCSDCGKSFTKQSNLKLHQRIHTGEKPYHCSDCRKSFITQSKLKIHLRIHTGEKPYYCSDCGKSFNRLETVKRHQRIHTGEKPYHCSDCGKSFTTQSDLKKHQRIHTGEKPYYCSDCEKSFTTQSDLKKHQRIHTGEKNVPNLSHGN, encoded by the coding sequence atgaagccaagtcccgacatggagaaacatcagcactctgtcaagagttttactaaacagagtgatctcaaaaaacaccagcgcattcacacaggagaaaaaccgtatcactgcacagactgtggaaagagttttaatcgacagagtcatctccaacaacaccagcgcattcacacaggagtgaaaccatttcactgctcagactgtggaaagagttttaatcaacagagtcatctcaaaagtcaccagcgcattcacacaggagtgaaaccgtttcactgctcagactgtgggaggagttttaatcaacagagtaatcttaaaatacaccagcgcattcacacaggagtaaaaccatatcactgctcagactgtgggaagatttttactacccagagtgatctcaaacaacatcagcgcattcacacaggagagaaaccatatcactgctcagactgtaggaagagttttattacacagagtaaacttaaaatacatcagcgcattcacacaggagagaaaccttattactgctcagactgtgggaagagctttaatcgactggagactgtcaaacggcatcagcgcattcacacaggagagaaaccgcatcactgctcagactgtgggaagagttttactatacagagtaatctcaaaatacaccagcgcattcacacaggagagaaaccgtatcactgctcagactgtgggaagagttttactatacagagtaatctcaaaaaacaccaacgcaatcacacaggagagaaaccgtatcactgctcagactgtgggaagagttttactaaacagagtaatctcaaaatacaccagcgcattcacacaggagagaaaccgtattactgctcagactgtgggaacagttttactcaacagagtaatctcaaaatgcatcagcgcattcacacaggagagaaaccgtatcactgctcagactgtgggaagagttttactgaacagagtgctctcaaaatacaccagcgcattcacacaggagagaaaccgcatcactgctcggactgtaggaagagttttattacacagagtaaacttaaaatacatctgcgcattcacacaggagagaaaccttattactgctcagactgtgggaagagctttaatcgactggagactgtcaaacggcatcagcgcattcacacaggagagaaaccgtatcactgctcagactgtgggaagagttttactacacagagtgatctcaaaaaacaccagcgaattcacacaggagagaaaccgtattactgctcagactgtgggaagagttttactacacagagtgatctcaaaaaacaccagcgaattcacacaggagaaaaaccgtatcactgctcagactgtgggaagagttttactaaacagagtaatctcaaactgcatcagcgcattcacacaggagagaaaccatatcactgctcagactgtaggaagagttttattacacagagtaaacttaaaatacatctgcgcattcacacaggagagaaaccttattactgctcagactgtgggaagagctttaatcgactggagactgtcaaacggcatcagcgcattcacacaggagagaaaccgtatcactgctcagactgtgggaagagttttactacacagagtgatctcaaaaaacaccagcgaattcacacaggagagaaaccgtattactgctcagactgtgagaagagttttactacacagagtgatctcaaaaaacaccagcgcattcacacaggagagaaaaatgtcccaaatttgtcccatggcaattaa